A segment of the Acetobacteroides hydrogenigenes genome:
TGGAGGCGCCATCTTCTTTCAAAAAGGAGATGGTGGAGGGAGCTCACGCCAAGGGTTGCAAGGTTATCGTATCGTACCACAACTACACCGACACGCCCGACAAGGAAACCCTGCAGAGCATGATGGTGGAGATGATGGACGATGGTGCCGACATCCTGAAGCTGGCAACCATGGCCAACAGCGCTGCCGATGCGGCGCGCATCCTATCGCTCTACGAGAATCCGATAAAGCCGATGGTAGCACTGGCAATGGGCGAAGCAGGAAAGGTAACCCGTGTGGCAATCCCGTTACTGGGAGCGCCATTTACCTTTGCGGCTCCCGAAGGGGCAGCCACCGCACCCGGTCAGTTAACCAATACCGAAATGGAGATCATCTATAATGCTATAGGCCATGAAGAGTAAGCTGTTGGCCGTTTTTGGCAACCCCATCCTACACAGCAAAAGTCCGCTGATGTTTAACGCGCTCTTAGGCGACAGCGGCTTATATACGCGTATCAGGGTGCAGTCGGGCAAAGATGTTGCCGAGGCAGCACGCCACCTGAACCTTGCCGGGGCCAATATCACCGCACCCTTTAAGGAGGAGGTTCTTCCTTTTGTTGATGAGCAATCGGAGGAGGTATCGCTAATTGGCGGCGCCAACACGCTTGTCAACAACAGCGGTCGCCTTACCGCCTACAACACCGACTGGTACGGCGCAACGCAGGCCATTAAGCAGAGCGGGCTATCTTTAAAAGGATTGAAAGTGGTACTTCTCGGGTTGGGCGGAGCCGGAAAAGCTGTTGCCTATGGTCTAGTAAAAGAAGGTGCCGATGTTACCCTTGTAAACCGGACAGCATCAAAGGCTGTAGAGGTATCGCGCAAGCTAGGCTGCAGAATGGGAAGGTTAGAAGAGCTGCCAATACTCATTGCCGATGCAGAACTATTCGTATCAGTGCTAATACCTTCGGCAAAGATTCCAATCAACCATCTACCTAAAGGGCTTTGGGTGTTCGACGCCAACTACCACGCATCGGCGCTGGTAGAGATGGCAAAAAAGAACGGCAATCCAATAGTAGACGGTAGCCAGTGGCTGCTACATCAGGCGGTAAAGGCATACGAGCATATCTTTGGCACAACGCCATCGGTAGAGGTGATGGACCAAGCGCTGAAGCAACCCCGCAACACCAACATCAAGGCTGTAGCCATCTGCAACGTGGATGAACCGCAGCAAATCAGCGAAGAACTTTGGGCTGCACCAAAACATAAAGCAGAAAGCATCATAAACCTACACCAACCCGACTTGGTGATTTACACCCCCACCTTGGGCACCAACGAGGTTGAAGAAATCTATAAAGATGAAAGAAGTAAGGCCTTCGGAAGTTAAGGGAACCGTATGCATCCCCGCATCAAAAAGCGTGGTGCAGCGTGCCGTGGCTGCGGCCATGCTGGCGCGGGGCACCTCCATCATCCATAACCCCAGCACCTGCAACGACTGCTTGGCGGCGCTCAACATGGCCCGTCAGCTGGGCGCAACGGTGGTTGAGGAGCCCAACAGGTGGACCATTACGGGTGATTTTCGTCCGAGCAGCACGGAGCTGTCATGCGGCGAAGCGGGCTTAAGCATCCGCATGTTCACCCCTATCGTTTCGACGTTGGCTACAAAGCAAACGCTAACAGGACATGGCTCGCTTACCACCCGTCCGATGGGCGGATTGGAGGAGGCCATCAACCAGCTAGGGGCAACGTGCCAAACCACCAACGGGCTGCTTCCTATAACCGTTCAAGGACCAATGATGGGCGGTACAGCCAACATCGATGGATCACTAAGTTCACAAATACTTACCGGACTGCTAATGGCGGCCCCGCTTGCCAAGCAGGATGTAACCCTCAACGTAGCCAACCTCAAGAGCCGCCCCTACATCGATATAACCATTGAGGTGATGCTGCAGTTTGGCGTGGAGGTGGAGAATAACAGCTACCAGCACTTCCGCGTGAAGGCAAATCAACAGTACAAGCCCTACGAGCTTCGCGCCGAGGGCGATTGGAGCGGAGCGGCATTCTTCCTGGTTGCAGGGGTAATTGCGGGTAAGCTACGGGTAGAAAATATATCGTCAGCCTCCAAGCAGGCAGATAAGGAGATTGTTACGGCAATTAAGCTGGCCGGAGGACGAATTACCGAGGGCAACGGCTTCTTCGAGGTGGAGAAATCACCACTAAAAGCCTTCTCGTTCGATGCCACCAACTGCCCCGACCTCTTCCCTCCGCTTGCCGTGCTGGCAGCAGCCTGCAAGGGAACAACGCTGCTTAAGGGCGTATCGCGCTTAACCCATAAGGAGAGCAACCGCGCTATGGCCATCCAGAACGAATTTGCCAAGGCGGGCATCTCGGTGGTAATTGAGGGCGACGAGATGTACATCAAGGGAGCAACGCCCAAGTCCTGCACCATGGAGTCGTACAACGACCACCGCATGGCGATGGCTGCGGCAACGCTGGCGCTTATCGCATCGGGACAGATTGGTATCACCACGCCGGAATGCGTTGCCAAATCGTATCCGGAGTTTTGGGAGCATCTGGAAAACGTGCTAGAACACTGATTTTACTGGTGAAGCTGATTTTTACAGATAATGTTTTAAACACAAAGGGCACAAAGGATAGCACAAAGTGCATAAAGACTTTTATTCCTCATCTTTCAGTCGTGTGTCGTGATACTTGTGTCTTGTGTCTAAAATCTAACGTCTAATATCTAACATCTAAAAAAGATATGAACTCATTTGGAAGACTTTTTAGGGTTACCATATTTGGCGAGTCGCACGGCGCCTCGGTGGGTATCAACATCGACGGATGCCCGGCGGGGATTGCCCTCGCGGAGGCCGACCTGATGGCCGACCTTGCCCGCCGTAAGAGCGGCGCCAAGGGTACTACGCCCCGCAGCGAGGAGGATATGCCAGAAATCATCTCGGGCGTGTTCAACGGCCATACTACGGGTGCGCCCATCACCATCATATTCAGAAATACCAACACCATCTCCAAAGACTACTCGAACCTTGTAACCTCGCCCCGCCCAGGCCATGCGGACTACGTGGCGCAGGAGAAGTACAAGGGATACCAGGACTACCGCGGCGGTGGGCACTTCTCGGGGCGCGTTACCCTTGGCCTAGTTGCCGCAGGAGCTATCGCCAAGAAGATAGTTGAGGGCGTTACCATCAGCGCGAAGCTGCTATCGGTGGGCGGGCGTACCGACATCGATGCGGTGATCGACGAGGTGGTGGCGGCGCACGACTCGGTAGGGGGCGTGGTGGAGTGCCGCGCTACGGGGCTTCCCGTAGGCTGGGGCGAACCCTTCTTCGACTCGGTGGAGTCGGCCATATCGCACATCGTATTTGCCATACCCGCCACCAAGGGCATTGAGTTTGGCTCGGGCTTTGCCGCCGCCACGATGCGCGGCAGCGAGCATAACGATGCAATCATCACCCCCGATGGAAGAACCTCGTCGAACAATGCGGGGGGCATCAACGGGGGCATCAGCAACGGGAACGAGCTGGTGTTTAGGGTAGCGATAAAGCCAACATCGAGCATTGGGGTAGCGCAGCAGACCCTCAACCGCGAAACGGGCCAAGTGGAGGAACTGGTGATTAAGGGTCGCCACGACGCCTGTATCGCCCTGCGCGTACCCGTGGTGCTCGAGGCCGCTACGGCTATCGCCCTTGCCGACCTTTTGCTCGTGGGCAAGGCTTACCGGTAGCACATTGTTGAAATGCGTTTGAAACGCGTCTCAACAAATGAAAAAGCGCCTTTTAGGGGCGCTTTTTCGTCAACCAAATTTCTGATTTGCTAAAACAACCACGTTTTCAATCAGGATATATTCTTTACACAAGCCATTTTGCAGAACGATGTTTTGCTACTTGTGCCTTGCTATTTTACACTAACGGCCCTACCTCTCGCTGCTAATCAGGCTACGGCCTACGTTAATCAAGCCTTGCACCGGAACTGCGAGATCGAAGTTGGGAATCATTGTTCGGCTAGAGCCAAACGTGCTGAACGATTCGCCAATCATATCAGGCAACCCACCCATTTGAGCCTTCACCACACTGGCGCCCGTTCTTAGCTCCATGTAAACCTTCTTGTTGAGATCCTGCGCTAGAGCATCCTTGCCCAGCAGCGGCCTATAGTTGGAGGCCATCAGGCCAACACAGGCAAGAAACATCACACCGCTGAATGCCGTTACGGCTAGCATTACTCGGTCGGTTCGGTTGGTTACAAGTGCTTTCATTGTTGATGGTATTAGCAGCTAAATTTTGGGTATTCGTAAAAAGCTATTCTTTTCCACCTTTAAGGTTGACGTTGGCGTTGCCGGTAACGCTCATGCTAAGCTTGCTGTTGGGCGATACCCCATCGAGGTCAGCGTTATCGCTTAGGCGGATGTCCCAGGCTGCCACCTTAAGCAGCTCACCTGCAGATCCCGACGAGTTGTCAGCCCCCTTGTAGCTGAACGTTTGAACCGAGCCCTTTAGTATGTTCAGGTCCGAGTTGCCAAGCAGCTCCATCTCCAGCTGATCGGCCACCAGCGAGTCGATGGTGCAGCGGGCATCGTTTAGCACCATGCGCTGCAGCTGAGGCATCTCCACGATTACCACCGCGTGGGCATCGTCCTTTTTGATTTTCGAGCTAACGGTTAGCGCTCCGTTAGACTCGGCTACGGCAATCTGCCCCTTATAGGTATCTTCTACAAATACAGCCGTACGGTTTGATGCACCTAGGCGTACCACCACGTCGAGGCTGTTGGTGCCATTTACGGCTACCGATTGGCAAGGGGCAAAGGTTAGCTCCTTCATGCCAAGCTTATTTTGCTTAATGGCCACGCTACGCTCGTTGGCCGCCTTAAGGGTGCGTATTACCTTGCTTGTAGCAACCGCTGTTAGTACAACCGAAAGGGCTACAAATGATAGTATAAGGATATTACTTGTTTTCATACGATTGTTTTATTTGGTAAGGTTAACCTTGTATTCGTTGTACATGCGGTTCAGCTCATCGAAGCTGATCTCGAGCTGAAAGATGCTCTTGAAGAAATTGGGGAGCGAGTCGGTGATGAACTCCTCGCGCAGCAGGCTCTTCACCCTCTGCACGGCATCCTCGGCCACAAAGTAGCCAATGCCCCTTTTGTTGTAGATGATTCCACGGCTTTGCAGATGCTCGAAGGCGCGCATGGCGGTGTTGGGGTTCACCTCGAGCTCTACGGCCAGCTCGCGGATGGAGATAATCTTTTCGTTGACCTTCCACTTGCCCATCATGATGCAATCGCACATGTAGTCGGCAATCTGGATGTATATTGATTTAGTGCTGCTAAATTCCATGGCTACGTGTTTTTAGATTTGTTTTTCTGATAGCCTGAAGTATGCCACTGTCCAGAAGAAGGGAGGAAGAAGCCAAAGAGCAGGTTTCATAAATTGCCCTCTAATAATATCGTTGCCATCCCAATGAACATTGACTCCATTACTGCTTTCGCTAAAAGTTTTAAGTAGCTCGTAGTTCATTCTAATAATGATGCCTGCAACGGCAAAAATCACCCCGTAAAAGAGGACTACTGCCAGCGTTGTTTTCAGCAGGCTGCGCTTGCCAAACCAGATGGAGCCCAGCATGTACACCGACTGCACGATGAGGATATTGCGAATAGTCTCGGCAAAGTTTAAGCCATCGATACTAAAAATGTTCTCCATACTAAATATCCCTGTTGCATTAGCGGCAGCGTAAAAAAGCCCATCAACCGCTAAAAATATCAGGGAGAAAACGATAGGAAATAGAACCGAAGTATATAGGATGGCATTTAGCAGCTTTTCCAGCTGGGATGCGGGCGTTGCAAGGAAGGCCATCCCCTTTAGCTTACCCTTAGTTTCAGAAAATGCCCTATCGGCATAAACGATTCCTAGAATAACAATTCCCACACCAAGCACACCAGTTTGATGTACAATTAGAATTGAACCCGTTGTCGCTATAAGCCCAAAGATTATGGCTAACACCGCGGCCAGACCAAGTATCTCATAAATGGTTGACGATTTGCTATCGAGGAACCTCTTTCTTACAAGGAGGCCAAATCGGTTAAAGTCGAATATGTTGCTTTTCATGGTAGCGGCTTATTTGTTGTTAAACACTTGTTGAATGGTACTCTTTTGGGCTAGCACAGAGTTGAAGAGAATCTCCATATCGAGCTTGCTGGCCTCGCCGTTGGCGTTATGGAAAACCCCGGTAAATCCGCGTAGTGACGATTCGCCGTAGATAGCCGTAGGGGCCTTCTCTACATCAACAGTCTTAAACACCAGTTTTTCGGTGATGGCATCAACAGGTTGGTTAAGGGCAACCACGCCTTCGTCGAGCACAATAACGGTATCGATAAGGTTGTCGAGGTCGCGCACCTGGTGGGTGGAGATGATGATGCAGCGCTCTTCGGTTGCCACCGAGGCCACGATCTTACGGAACTGGCTCTTCGAAGGGATATCGAGGCCGTTCGTAGGCTCGTCGAGGATAAGCACCGAGCAGCTGGTGGCCAGCCCAAAGGCGATAATGGCCTTCTTCTTTTGCCCGTACGATAGGCTCGACAGCTTTTCGTCGTAGCTAATTTCGAACTCCCTTATATAGTTAAGGAAGCTACCCAAATCGAACTTGGGGTAAAACGGAGCGTTAGCTGCTACAAAATCGCGGATTCGCATATCGTTGGTGTGGATATCCTCTGGAATGTAGAAGACATCGCTCAAAAAGTTGGGCTCTCTCTTTTTGGGGTTGAAGCCCAATACAGAGCAGCTGCCGTTGGTTGCGAAAAGCATCCCCTGAATTACCTTAAGCAAGGTGGTTTTGCCTGCGCCATTCTTACCCAGCAAACCGTATATATGCCCTGCTTCGAGGCCTAAAGAAAGGTCCTTGAAAAGCACCTTCTTTTTGCTATAGCCAAACTGCAAGTTTTTGATGTCAATCATCGTTTATTGTTTTAGTGTTCTACTTTGCTAGTACACTGCAAATATAGAACACTATTTTTGGTATCCGCAAGCTTTTATCAAATATTTTTTTACTTTTTCTTCAAAAAAATCTTTTTTCACTGATATTTAAGCATGTACAAGTAGCAGAAAAAGTGCATCGCCGCGAGCTATGCCATACAATTCATAGTTTTGAGGGGTATTTAAGGTATAGTATGGGCACAAAACAGATCTCAAATGCCTACCCCAAAGTTGGTGGAGCGCAAAACAGGGTCTTTTTCACCTAAAGATTTTGATTGGCAACAAGTTTTTTGCTAAAAAATTGTCTACTTAACCATAAGGAGTACGATTTACGGGTTTCCTTTTGGGCGTATCGTACCTTTTTGCTTTTTTTACCCTATCGTTCAACGATAGGTAACTAATAAAAACCGAACAAGCTGTGAAAAGAATTCTTACAATGGCCGCAAGCATAGCCATACTTTTAGGAGGATTAGAGGGTAAAGCCCAAGAAAATCCGTTCTTTAGCGAGTTTAAAACTCCGTATCAGGTGCCCGATTTCCAGAAGATTAAGCTGGAGCACTACCTTCCTGCCTACCAAGAGGCAATCAAGCAGCACGATGCCGAAATTGCGGCAATTGTTAACAACAAGGCCAAGCCAACCTTCGAAAATACGATCGTTGCCCTCGACAATTCGGGAGAGATGCTCGGACGCGTAGGCTCAACCTTTGGAAACGTAATGGGAACCGATGGCGATAAGGCCATGCGCGACTTGGCCAAGCAAATCACGCCGCTAACCTCAAAGCACTACGACGACATCAACTTTAACGAAGGGCTCTTTAAGCGCGTTGAGGCGGTTTACAACAATAAAAAGATTACCAGCAAGCTGACTACCGAGCAGAAGATGCTCCTCGAGAATACCTATAAAGGGTTCAAGCGCTCGGGTGCAGGTCTACCCGTCGATAAGATTGCCCGTCTCCGCCAAATTAACGGCGAGCTGTCGATGCTTTCGCTTAAGTTTGGGGATAACAACCTTGCCGAAACCAACAACTTTAAGCTGGTTCTGGAGAATCCTGCCGACCTAAAAGGCCTTCCACAAAGCGTGGTTGACGCGGCCGCACTAGAGGCCAAAAAGGCAAACCTCGAAGGCAAGTGGGTGTTTACGCTCCAAAAGCCTAGCATGATTCCTTTCCTTCAGTACTCGGAGAAGCGCGACCTACGCGAGCGCCTCTACAAGGGCTACCTCAACCGTGGCAACAACTACAACGAGAACGACAACAAGGAGGTTATCAAGAAGATTCTTACCCTCTCGAAGGAGCGCGCCAACATTCTTGGCTTCGAGACTACCGCCGACTACATTCTAGACGACCGTATGGCCAAGACCCCTGCCAACGTATACAACCTGCTTAAGCAGGTTTGGACTCCAGCCCTTGCCGTTGCTAAGCGAGAGCTGGCCGACATGCAGGAGCTGGCCAAGAGCGAGGGCATGAACGAAACCCTACAATCGTGGGACTGGTGGTACTACGCCGAAAAGGTGCGCAAGGCCAAGTACGACCTCGACGAGGAACAGCTTCGCCCCTACTTTAAGCTCGAGAACGTTCGCGAAGGGGTATTCTACGTAGCCAACAAGCTTTACGGGTTAGAGTTTAAGAAGATTACCAACATCCCCGTTCCCAATCAGGAGCAAACCGAGGCCTTCGAGGTTACCGAAAAGGGTAAGCACGTTGGCATCCTATACATGGACTACCACCCACGTGCCACCAAGCGCGTTGGCGCATGGTGTACCAGCTTCCGCCGCCAGTCGAATGTTGATGGCAAGTACATAACCCCTGTGGTTTCTATCGTGTGCAACTTCTCGGCTCCAACTGCCGATGCCCCTGCCCTACTCAATGCCGACGAGGTAGGAACCCTTTTCCACGAGTTTGGCCACGGCCTGCACAACCTGCTCTCGAACGTTCACTACAAGGGAGTTGCCGCAACCCAGGTGAAGCGCGACTTTGTTGAGCTTCCATCGCAAATCATGGAGCACTGGGCATTTGAGCCAGAGGTGCTAAAGGTGTACGCTAAGCACTACAAAACCGGAGAGGTTATTCCTGCTCAACTAATCGAGAAGCTCGATAAGAGCGGCAAGTTTAACCAAGGATTTACAACCGTAGAGTACGTTGCTGCAGCCACCCTCGACCTCGACTACTACAGCCAAAAGGATTTCAGCAACCTCGACATAAACGAGTTCGAGAAGCAGTCTATGGCCAACTTGGGCATCATCCCTCAGATTGCGCCACGCTACCGCACCACCTACTTTAGCCACATCTGGGGTGGTGGCTACTCGGCTGGATACTACAGCTACATGTGGGCCGAGGTGCTCGATGCCGATGCGTTTGAGGCGTTTGCTGAAAAGGGCATCTTCGATCAGGCAACGGCCAAGAGCTTCCGCGACAACATCCTATCAAAGGGTGGTTCGGACGAGGCGATGACCCTCTACAAGCGCTTCCGCGGTGCTGAGCCAAACATTCAGCCGCTACTAAAGAATCGTGGGCTTAACTAGCTTAAGCATATAGCAGCATAAAATAAAAGCCTGACAGCGTACTGTCAGGCTTTTATTTTCCTACTCCTGGCCATCAACAATATCGGGATGCTCCCGAATAAAGGCCTCCAGCGATTGCTTAGCCTCGTAGTAGCCTATCCAGAACATCTCACTTCCTAGGCGAGTCTCGGTGATCTTGTACCGAACCAGCTCGGAAGGCTCTATGAACAGGTCAACCTGCTCCTTGTCCGTAAACGTATTGGCCCGAATCATGAGCTTAAATATGCGCTCCCATTCCGGCTCGTACATTCTGCCGTGAGCCGAATAGTCCTCAAGCGGATTAACGTGCATGGCGATAACATACTTGCAGGCCCTCCGAATAGGCGATACCGACAGGTTCTGCATCACCCCTCCATCAACGTAATGCTGACCATCAATCAAAACCGGCTTAAAAACCATCGGGATGGCGCTCGATGCGACAACGGGTTTTAGCACATCACCCGTGTAAAAGTAAACGTTTTGCCCTCTTTCGAGGCTGGTTGCATTTACCACTAGCGGGATGTTTAGCCCCTCGAAGGTTGTCTTGGGCAAATTTTGGCGAAGTATTTGGAGCAGATCCTTGGCCTTAAAGAGCAGGTGATGATTGCGCTTGTCCTTACCAGCATCCGGGTTTCTTCCGTTTGCTCTAAAACGGGGAAGCTGCAGCAGCCGAATGTTACTAAAGATATCCAGCATGGCATCTGGCGATTTCCCGCCAGCATACATTACTCCGGCGATTGCCCCTGCGCTCGTTCCCGATATGACATTTGGCCTAACGCCCAGCTCGTCCATCGCCTTAAAGAAGCCGGCATGGGCAAACCCTCGCGCTCCACCACCGCTCAATACCACGCCCACCTTGTATATAGGCGCATCGCAGGTGTACGGATGCCGGCAGCTATCCGATACAATTGTCACCTCGCGCTGTATATCCGATTTCTTCTTCATCTAGTAGCGGCGGCCATTGCCACCAACAAGTTAATCGAAGTAGAGCCTTAGATGCTTTCTACTTAACATTTTCTTCCATATTTTTTTATATGTTTACAGCTTAATGCAGCACAGCTGCAAATAGCAACGACAATCTGCTAACTTAATTCTTAAACCCGTGAAAAAATTAACCATTATTGCTCTTGCCGCTATGGTGATTTTTGGAGCTTGTGGCAAAAAGCAAGCCGACAACCCGCTTCTAGGGAAGTTCGACACCCCGTTCGAAGTACCTCCTTTTGATAAGATCAAAACGGAGCACTACATGCCTGCCTTTGAGGAGGGCATTAAGCAGCACGATGCCGATATTAAGGCAATTGCTGAAAACAAGGAGGCCCCAACGTTCGAGAACACCATTGTTGCGCTCGACACCAGCGGCGCCCTTCTTAACCGCGTATCGATAATCTTCTTCAACCTAAAGTCGGTTATCTCCGACGATAAGATGCAGGAGGTTGCCGGTAAGGTTGCCCCAATGCTCTCGAAGCATTCCGACGACATTACCTTTAACAAGCCCCTGTTCGAGCGCGTTAAAGCCGTTTACGACAAGCGCCAGACCCTCGGACTAAACACCGAGCAAAACCGTCTGGTAGAGCTCATCTACAAAGACTTTATCCGTGCAGGCGCGGCTTTAGATCTTCAAAAGCAGGATCAGCTGCGCAAGATCAACGAGAAGCTTTCGCTGCTTGGCGTGAAGTTCTCGGAGAACCTTTTGGCCGAGAATGCCGCCTTTAAGCTGGTGCTCGACAAGAAGGAAGACCTTGCAGGCCTACCTCAAGGCGTGATTGACGGTGCTGCCGCTACCGCTAAGGAGCAAAAGATGGATGGTAAGTGGGTATTCACCCTCGACCGCTCGAGCATCACCCCATTCCTTACCTACTCGTCGCGCCGCGATCTCCGCGAGAAGATCTACACCGCCTACCTCAACCGTGGTAACAACAGCAATAAGAACGATAACAAGGCGGTTATTAAGGATATCCTTAAGTACAACCTCGAGCGCTCGAGGCTGCTTGGCTTCAACACCACTGCCGACTATATCCTCGACATCAACATGTCGAAGACTCCTGCCAACGTGTTTAAGCTGCTCAACCAGCTATGGACTCCAGCCCTTAACGTGGCTAAGAAGGAGCTTGCCGACATGGAGGCTATTGCCGCTAAGGATGGCATCAAGGACTTTAGCAGCTGGGACTGGCACTACTACGCCGAAAAGGTTCGCAAGGCTAAGTACGACCTCGACGAGGAGCAAATTCGCCCTTACTTCAGCCTCGAGAATGTAACCAAGGGAATCTTCTACTGCGCTAATAAGCTCTACGGGCTAGATTTCAAGCAAATCAACAACGTACCCGTTTACCATAAGGATGTGGTAGCTTACGAGGTTACCGAAAAGGGTAAGCACGTGGGCATCCTTTACATGGAGTTCTTCCCTCGCGAAAGCAAGGGCGGCGGCGCATGGTGCACCGGATACCGTCAGCAAACCAACATCAACGGTAAGTTTGTAGCACCAGTGGTATCCATTGCCTGCAACTTCACCAAGCCAAGCGGCGACACCCCTGCCCTACTGAGCATGGACGAAACCGAAACCTTCTTCCACGAGTTTGGCCACGCCCTTAACGGCCTTCTTGCCAACACTACCTACAACAAGACCGGCTACGCCATCCCAACCGATTTCGTAGAGCTGCCATCGCAGATCAACGAGCACTGGGCATTCGATCCCGAGGTGCTTAAGGTGTACGCTAAGCACTACAAAACTGGCGAGGCTATTCCTGCTGCCCTAGTTGAGAAGATGGGCAAGAGCGACAAGTTTAACCAAGGCTTTGCAACTACCGAATACTTGGCTGCATCGCTGCTCGATATGTCGTACTACACCCTTACCGACGTTGCCAACCTCGACATCGCCAAGTTCGAGAAGGAAACCCTAGGTAAGCTTGGCCTTATCCCACAGATTGCGCCTCGCTACCGTACCACCTACTTCGCCCACATTTGGGGTGGTGGATACTCGGCTGGATACTACGCCTATATTTGGGCTGAGGTTCTGGATGCCGACGGCTTCGAGCTCTTCAAGCAAAAGGGCATTTTTGACCCAGCAACGGCCAAGAGCTTCCGCGAC
Coding sequences within it:
- a CDS encoding type I 3-dehydroquinate dehydratase translates to MICISYGSIALNELLERLKATQMAEIRIDLLGLTKDEVAAVFRSHPNLIATCRPDTMGIEAQRELLLTAIESGAAYVDMEVEAPSSFKKEMVEGAHAKGCKVIVSYHNYTDTPDKETLQSMMVEMMDDGADILKLATMANSAADAARILSLYENPIKPMVALAMGEAGKVTRVAIPLLGAPFTFAAPEGAATAPGQLTNTEMEIIYNAIGHEE
- a CDS encoding shikimate dehydrogenase family protein → MKSKLLAVFGNPILHSKSPLMFNALLGDSGLYTRIRVQSGKDVAEAARHLNLAGANITAPFKEEVLPFVDEQSEEVSLIGGANTLVNNSGRLTAYNTDWYGATQAIKQSGLSLKGLKVVLLGLGGAGKAVAYGLVKEGADVTLVNRTASKAVEVSRKLGCRMGRLEELPILIADAELFVSVLIPSAKIPINHLPKGLWVFDANYHASALVEMAKKNGNPIVDGSQWLLHQAVKAYEHIFGTTPSVEVMDQALKQPRNTNIKAVAICNVDEPQQISEELWAAPKHKAESIINLHQPDLVIYTPTLGTNEVEEIYKDERSKAFGS
- the aroA gene encoding 3-phosphoshikimate 1-carboxyvinyltransferase, whose product is MKEVRPSEVKGTVCIPASKSVVQRAVAAAMLARGTSIIHNPSTCNDCLAALNMARQLGATVVEEPNRWTITGDFRPSSTELSCGEAGLSIRMFTPIVSTLATKQTLTGHGSLTTRPMGGLEEAINQLGATCQTTNGLLPITVQGPMMGGTANIDGSLSSQILTGLLMAAPLAKQDVTLNVANLKSRPYIDITIEVMLQFGVEVENNSYQHFRVKANQQYKPYELRAEGDWSGAAFFLVAGVIAGKLRVENISSASKQADKEIVTAIKLAGGRITEGNGFFEVEKSPLKAFSFDATNCPDLFPPLAVLAAACKGTTLLKGVSRLTHKESNRAMAIQNEFAKAGISVVIEGDEMYIKGATPKSCTMESYNDHRMAMAAATLALIASGQIGITTPECVAKSYPEFWEHLENVLEH
- a CDS encoding chorismate synthase; translated protein: MNSFGRLFRVTIFGESHGASVGINIDGCPAGIALAEADLMADLARRKSGAKGTTPRSEEDMPEIISGVFNGHTTGAPITIIFRNTNTISKDYSNLVTSPRPGHADYVAQEKYKGYQDYRGGGHFSGRVTLGLVAAGAIAKKIVEGVTISAKLLSVGGRTDIDAVIDEVVAAHDSVGGVVECRATGLPVGWGEPFFDSVESAISHIVFAIPATKGIEFGSGFAAATMRGSEHNDAIITPDGRTSSNNAGGINGGISNGNELVFRVAIKPTSSIGVAQQTLNRETGQVEELVIKGRHDACIALRVPVVLEAATAIALADLLLVGKAYR
- a CDS encoding GntR family transcriptional regulator; amino-acid sequence: MEFSSTKSIYIQIADYMCDCIMMGKWKVNEKIISIRELAVELEVNPNTAMRAFEHLQSRGIIYNKRGIGYFVAEDAVQRVKSLLREEFITDSLPNFFKSIFQLEISFDELNRMYNEYKVNLTK
- a CDS encoding ABC transporter ATP-binding protein, with translation MIDIKNLQFGYSKKKVLFKDLSLGLEAGHIYGLLGKNGAGKTTLLKVIQGMLFATNGSCSVLGFNPKKREPNFLSDVFYIPEDIHTNDMRIRDFVAANAPFYPKFDLGSFLNYIREFEISYDEKLSSLSYGQKKKAIIAFGLATSCSVLILDEPTNGLDIPSKSQFRKIVASVATEERCIIISTHQVRDLDNLIDTVIVLDEGVVALNQPVDAITEKLVFKTVDVEKAPTAIYGESSLRGFTGVFHNANGEASKLDMEILFNSVLAQKSTIQQVFNNK
- a CDS encoding M3 family metallopeptidase codes for the protein MKRILTMAASIAILLGGLEGKAQENPFFSEFKTPYQVPDFQKIKLEHYLPAYQEAIKQHDAEIAAIVNNKAKPTFENTIVALDNSGEMLGRVGSTFGNVMGTDGDKAMRDLAKQITPLTSKHYDDINFNEGLFKRVEAVYNNKKITSKLTTEQKMLLENTYKGFKRSGAGLPVDKIARLRQINGELSMLSLKFGDNNLAETNNFKLVLENPADLKGLPQSVVDAAALEAKKANLEGKWVFTLQKPSMIPFLQYSEKRDLRERLYKGYLNRGNNYNENDNKEVIKKILTLSKERANILGFETTADYILDDRMAKTPANVYNLLKQVWTPALAVAKRELADMQELAKSEGMNETLQSWDWWYYAEKVRKAKYDLDEEQLRPYFKLENVREGVFYVANKLYGLEFKKITNIPVPNQEQTEAFEVTEKGKHVGILYMDYHPRATKRVGAWCTSFRRQSNVDGKYITPVVSIVCNFSAPTADAPALLNADEVGTLFHEFGHGLHNLLSNVHYKGVAATQVKRDFVELPSQIMEHWAFEPEVLKVYAKHYKTGEVIPAQLIEKLDKSGKFNQGFTTVEYVAAATLDLDYYSQKDFSNLDINEFEKQSMANLGIIPQIAPRYRTTYFSHIWGGGYSAGYYSYMWAEVLDADAFEAFAEKGIFDQATAKSFRDNILSKGGSDEAMTLYKRFRGAEPNIQPLLKNRGLN
- a CDS encoding patatin-like phospholipase family protein, coding for MKKKSDIQREVTIVSDSCRHPYTCDAPIYKVGVVLSGGGARGFAHAGFFKAMDELGVRPNVISGTSAGAIAGVMYAGGKSPDAMLDIFSNIRLLQLPRFRANGRNPDAGKDKRNHHLLFKAKDLLQILRQNLPKTTFEGLNIPLVVNATSLERGQNVYFYTGDVLKPVVASSAIPMVFKPVLIDGQHYVDGGVMQNLSVSPIRRACKYVIAMHVNPLEDYSAHGRMYEPEWERIFKLMIRANTFTDKEQVDLFIEPSELVRYKITETRLGSEMFWIGYYEAKQSLEAFIREHPDIVDGQE